From Girardinichthys multiradiatus isolate DD_20200921_A chromosome 3, DD_fGirMul_XY1, whole genome shotgun sequence, the proteins below share one genomic window:
- the virma gene encoding protein virilizer homolog isoform X2 gives MAGDTSTELLFLDTFKHQSAELTNVDVVRFPCGVLITEVRVIPPGIKAHSNLPDNRAFGETSPHAFQLELFFNNVTKPNSPTFHRLGSLEYDENKSIVFRPSGKVNTDGLVLRGWYTSLTLAVYGTAERPHGPEHGSPPPPPPPPPQQPSGLKRIVKQEWEKDEQYNGSPPRPAPRGPRTPPGPPPPDDDEEEQVPMAVGVVKDEPSQGRDDYLEAVSPERSLPAEETFTDGEPEEEEEEQEEEEARTEGSVQEEEEEDEGDDGYEQISSDEDDLDNGTFKLPTFDIDYTPEDLASVPPVQYDPYERELKPLVYFTPPYKTRFDTQLEKTSIEEPRDAGETEGAACGEEAEAVAQLKELLAGTGEDRDARWVTALEEAPGLLNKSLAYLIKQGQGEAEEPVRILVQWTLQALSMEIALTQPIALNLRQLKAGAKLASCLAECPQGLAKLLREGALNVLLELLHADHVSSTLKLSILRALDALISAPAGVEAFLHAGNSEKSGYQCLVQLFLREETVRVINAGNAILQKSHTYEVLVSLQHAAAAWSEPQQEELEDAESPMEEEPSLISSPVSEAELERLAGVLEELHHLLETAPHCMVQPPGKAFPTTARITGPPERDNPYPTLYRYMHACHFLESTIVVLSAAAAAGHIGVTQAVKELLRFLSLTQPGLLYLLAHATPTNLLLRLLASVAESEGEENPLTAGEGALAGPGFGEEGFCVWLMQALHALQGVSELMSHVAAGGDGGTGLEEGDNSDVLGMLHALYLMTFTQTGRNAVTHVFSLENNLSCLVTLLQHHSKEGQSEAKSRKAVTYNYACMLVLMVVQTSNELRMMEQYAAPLLTVAKADDTNAKLQELSKWLEPLEKLRFEISSIPALINYIKQNVENVLNTEGMGLVTALRVLYHIACPPPAIEGQQRDLKWSLAGVQLFSGEGLDTCVRVLQKLCGVLLQPWRMHGHMGPTPQRCMILSICISTLRLLRTMLTELLGGGAFQFRDTRVANVLVTLHMMVCSIPASGRLDGEETRVQALIVDVLLTFTQGVSEEVTHTEETLASNTWSLMLKEVLNSLLKAPEGLFSGLTLLSELLPLPLPMQSTQVLSVQDVAIALNTRKLWSMHIRVQWKVLSEVLRCVCSTSCPPLLTMLRRVCVQLAELSSPMATLVMKTVLELLSEELHLAEGKSVCWGQVLRLLSLLDTLVSQRACKSSTLHLLSGSVSGDEQVADLFPLLLSLLVPPAGHSLQQQQCSVLVGTILQSLCDQDISLVVPPPGESCVSEAEQLANALPGREMMSSVCNSLLEVLGNKEASIPLLLTCIRTLTFFTEHDYGIYHLKVTLRKHGLEVCSLLKRLVVSFNKDSTDLISALLDFLRQILNTEATSAEDAQGSSEEPACVAPRLLSGSEMKSLLQWEDPESHPLTALEKQMMKLSKEDDSLETMMENVVVLRQMLESATETHPAVETEPILPAPETLAAQFNHRTVFILSEALDEQLKALWFSPFQTDDIETDLDMVKVDLVGLAQECCPDLDLKAELERSFLSEPSSPGHTKAPKGFRLGKHKHETFITSSGKSDYTEPAKRAHILPAPRGRGNRGGFGQNVARPHDIFRLRKQNTSRPPSMHVDDFVAAEFKDIGNPLGILPPKRLPKSTPKLPTRGLFTGNRGRATFHNQTRFFTPPQPKGVLLSGNYARRDGGRGSSWSGQVPAVTHRGTYSEPRGGQSNFARGPLPSRQLPASAYRLAIRDRATRGRGGTGLSWLGGGGGAGAAGGGGRGSQGSKFSGGGGSGGGRGRHVRSFTR, from the exons ATGGCGGGGGACACCTCAACGGAGCTTCTTTTTCTCGATACATTTAAGCATCAGAGTGCTGAG CTAACCAACGTGGACGTGGTGCGGTTTCCTTGCGGGGTCTTGATCACAGAGGTTCGGGTCATTCCTCCGGGGATCAAAGCTCACAGTAACTTACCTGACAACAGAGCATTTGG GGAGACGTCTCCTCATGCCTTTCAGTTGGAGTTGTTCTTCAACAATGTCACCAAGCCCAACAGCCCCACCTTCCACAGACTGGGCAG TTTGGAATACGATGAAAATAAGTCCATCGTTTTTCGGCCCAGTGGAAAG GTTAACACAGATGGGCTGGTGCTCCGCGGTTGGTACACCAGCCTGACCTTGGCGGTCTACGGCACCGCCGAGCGTCCGCATGGACCTGAGCACGGTTCGCCTCCTCCACCCCCACCGCCTCCCCCGCAACAACCAAGTGGGCTCAAGAGGATTGTCAAACAAG AGTGGGAAAAAGATGAACAATATAATGGCAGCCCACCCAGACCAGCTCCCAGAGGGCCTCGTACTCCACCTGGACCTCCACCcccagatgatgatgaagaggagcaAGTCCCGATGGCAG TGGGCGTGGTCAAAGACGAACCAAGCCAGGGCCGTGACGACTACCTAGAAGCCGTGTCGCCTGAAAGGTCACTGCCCGCTGAGGAGACTTTCACCGACGGCGAaccagaggaggaagaggaagagcaggaggaggaagaagcacGGACTGAGGGCAGcgtgcaggaggaggaggaggaagatgagg GTGATGATGGTTATGAGCAGATTTCCAGTGATGAGGACGACCTGGATAATGGTACCTTCAAGCTGCCCACCTTCGACATAGACTACACACCTGAGGATCTCGCTTCTGTCCCTCCTGTCCAGTATGATCCGTACGAACGAGAGCTCAAACCGCTCGTTTATTTCACTCCGCCTTACAAGACTCGCTTTGACACTCAGTTGGAAAAGACCAGTATAGAAGAGCCCAGAGATGCTGGTGAAACAGAGGGAGCAGCATGCGGAGAGGAGGCCGAGGCTGTCGCTCAGCTAAAAGAACTACTGGCTGGTACTGGTGAAGACAGAGATGCTCGTTGGGTCACTGCACTGGAGGAAGCTCCTGGTCTCCTAAACAAAAGTTTAGCTTATCTAATTAAACAGGGACAGGGAGAAGCTGAGGAACCCGTTCGCATTTTAGTCCAGTGGACTCTCCAAGCTTTGAGTATGGAGATTGCTCTCACGCAGCCGATTGCACTCAACCTCAGACAATTAAAAGCTGGTGCGAAGCTGGCATCCTGCTTGGCGGAATGTCCGCAGGGTCTCGCAAAGCTGCTGCGTGAAGGTGCCCTGAACGTGCTGTTGGAGCTGCTCCATGCTGACCACGTCTCCTCCACGCTGAAGCTGAGTATCCTCAGAGCTTTGGATGCTCTCATCAGTGCTCCTGCAGGAGTTGAGGCTTTCCTACATGCAGGGAATTCAGAGAAGAGTGGCTATCAG TGTCTGGTGCAGCTGTTCCTGCGTGAAGAGACGGTCCGGGTAATAAATGCAGGCAACGCCATTTTACAGAAGAGCCACACGTATGAGGTACTCGTCAGCCTCCAACATGCAGCTGCAGCATGGAGTGAACCACAGCAG GAGGAGTTGGAGGATGCTGAGAGTCCCATGGAGGAGGAACCATCACTGATCTCCTCCCCTGTCAGCGAGGCAGAGCTTGAAAGGCTTGCTGGGGTTTTGGAAGAGCTTCATCACCTGCTGGAGACTGCCCCTCACTGCATGGTGCAGCCCCCTGGTAAAGCTTTCCCAACTACAGCCAGAATAACTGGACCGCCAGAGAGGGACAACCCATACCCAACTCTTTATAG GTACATGCACGCATGCCATTTCTTAGAGAGCACAATTGTGGTGCTGTCAGCGGCCGCCGCAGCCGGACATATCGGGGTCACTCAAGCCGTCAAAGAGCTCCTCCGCTTCCTGTCATTAACACAGCCTGGTCTGCTCTACCTTCTGGCCCATGCCACACCCACCAACCTCCTGCTGCGTCTCCTGGCATCGGTGGCAGAATCTGAGGGCGAAGAGAATCCCCTAACAGCAGGGGAGGGGGCTCTCGCAGGGCCTGGCTTCGGCGAAGAGGGTTTTTGCGTGTGGCTGATGCAGGCGCTCCACGCTCTCCAGGGTGTGTCCGAACTCATGAGCCACGTGGCCGCTGGTGGGGATGGAGGGACGGGCCTGGAAGAAGGGGACAACTCTGACGTGCTGGGCATGCTCCATGCCCTTTACCTGATGACTTTCACGCAGACTGGTCGCAACGCTGTGACTCACGTTTTCAGCCTGGAGAACAACCTGTCCTGCCTGGTGACCCTGCTCCAGCATCACAGCAAGGAGGGACAAAG TGAGGCCAAATCTCGTAAAGCAGTGACGTATAACTATGCATGCATGTTGGTATTAATGGTGGTGCAGACGTCTAACGAGCTGCGAATGATGGAACAATATGCTGCTCCGCTGCTCACTGTAGCCAAGGCAGATGACACCAATGCCAAGCTGCAGG AGCTCAGTAAATGGTTGGAGCCTCTGGAGAAACTTCGCTTTGAGATTAGCAGCATTCCTGCTCTCATCAACTACATCAAGCAG aatgtggaaaatgtgTTAAACACCGAGGGAATGGGACTGGTCACTGCTCTGAGAGTACTCTATCACATCGCCTGTCCGCCTCCTGCCATTGAGG GTCAGCAGAGGGATCTGAAGTGGAGTCTTGCAGGTGTCCAGCTGTTCTCCGGGGAGGGTCTGGACACATGCGTGCGTGTCCTCCAGAAGCTGTGCGGCGTGCTGCTGCAGCCATGGCGCATGCACGGGCACATGGGCCCAACTCCGCAGCGCTGCATGATCCTCAGCATATGCATCAGCACGCTCAGGTTGCTGCGCACCATGCTGACAGAGCTCCTCGGCGGGGGGGCCTTTCAGTTCAGGGACACTCGCGTGGCCAATGTTTTGGTGACGCTCCACATGATGGTGTGCTCCATTCCGGCTTCGGGGCGTCTGGACGGGGAGGAGACAAGAGTGCAGGCACTCATCGTAGATGTGCTGCTCACCTTCACGCAGGGCGTCAGTGAAGAG GTCACTCACACAGAAGAGACTCTGGCCAGTAACACATGGTCCctgatgctaaaagaagtcttgAACTCACTTTTAAAAGCTCCTGAAGGTTTGTTCTCTGGCCTGACGCTGCTGTCTGAGCTCCTGCCTCTTCCTCTGCCAATGCAGAGCACTCAG GTGTTATCAGTCCAGGATGTTGCTATAGCCTTAAACACAAGGAAACTGTGGAGCATGCACATACGGGTTCAGTGGAAGGTCCTTTCTGAGGTGCTGAGGTGTGTTTGCTCCACCAGCTGCCCGCCTCTCTTGACCATGCTGAGGAGGGTCTGCGTCCAGCTGGCTGAACTGTCCTCACCCATGGCCACACTCGTCATGAAGACCGTGTTGGAGCTGCTGTCTGAGGAGCTGCACCT GGCAGAAGGGAAAAGTGTTTGCTGGGGCCAAGTCCTGCGTCTGCTTTCTTTGCTGGATACTCTGGTGTCGCAGAGGGCTTGCAAGAGCTCGACCCTTCACCTGCTGTCCGGCTCCGTTTCTGGAGACGAACAGGTGGCAGACCTGTTCCCGTTGCTTCTGTCTCTGTTGGTGCCCCCGGCTGGTCACTCCTTACAACAACAACAGTGCAGTGTGTTAGTGGGGACAATATTGCAGTCACTGTGTGACCAG GACATTTCTCTCGTGGTGCCTCCACCTGGTGAGAGCTGTGTGTCAGAGGCTGAACAGCTGGCTAATGCACTTCCAGGCCGAGAAATGATGTCTTCAGTGTGTAATTCACTCTTGGAGGTTTTAGGAAATAAAGAGGCCAGCATCCCTCTCCTCCTCACCTGCATCAGGACATTGACATTTTTCACCGAGCACGACTATGGAATCTACCACCTCAAAGT caCTTTGAGGAAACATGGCTTAGAGGTGTGCTCGCTGTTAAAAAGGCTGGTGGTTTCCTTCAACAAGGACTCGACTGATCTGATTTCAGCTCTGCTTGACTTTCTCAGGCAAATCCTCAACACGGAAGCAACG AGTGCAGAGGATGCCCAGGGGTCCAGCGAGGAACCTGCCTGTGTTGCTCCACGCTTGCTGTCAGGCTCAGAGATGAAGTCTCTGCTGCAGTGGGAGGACCCAGAGTCACATCCACTAACAGCGTTGGAGAAGCAAATGATG AAATTATCTAAAGAAGACGATTCCCTGGAAACCATGATGGAGAATGTGGTTGTTCTAAGGCAGATGCTGGAATCAGCCACAGAAACCCATCCTGCAGTAGAAACTGAGCCCATCCTGCCCGCACCTGAAACGCTGGCAGCTCAGTTTAATCACAG GACGGTGTTTATTCTGTCAGAAGCTCTGGATGAGCAACTTAAGGCTCTGTGGTTTTCTCCTTTCCAAACCGATGACATAGAAACAGACCTGGACATG GTGAAGGTGGATCTAGTAGGCTTGGCTCAGGAGTGCTGTCCAGACCTGGACCTAAAAGCTGAGTTGGAGCGCTCCTTCCTATCTGAGCCTTCTTCTCCTGGTCACACCAAGGCTCCCAAAGGTTTCCGACtgggaaaacacaaacatgagACGTTCATTACATCCAG CGGCAAGTCCGACTACACTGAACCTGCTAAAAGAGCACACATCCTGCCGGCGCCCCGGGGCCGGGGGAATCGAGGAGGGTTCGGACAGAACGTTGCCCGGCCCCATGATATTTTCCGCCTGCGCAAACAGAACACTTCCCGCCCTCCCAGCATGCATGTGGATGATTTTGTGGCAGCAGAGTTTAAAGACATTGGTAACCCACTTGGAATTCTGCCTCCGAAACGGCTGCCAAAAAGCACCCCCAAACTCCCCACCAGAGGATTGTTCACTGGTAACAGAGGCAGAGCGACCTTTCACAACCAAACTCGCTTTTTCACTCCACCACAGCCTAAAGGTGTTCTGCTGTCAG GTAACTATGCTCGGCGAGATGGAGGACGCGGGTCATCGTGGAGTGGCCAAGTTCCTGCTGTAACCCACAGAGGAACCTACAGCGAACCCCGCGGAGGTCAGAGCAACTTCGCCCGAGGGCCTCTGCCCTCCCGACAGTTGCCTGCAA GTGCTTATCGGCTGGCCATTCGGGATCGAGCCACGCGAGGCAGGGGAGGCACGGGACTGTCATGGCTTGGTGGAGGTGGAGGCGCCGGCGCCGCAGGAGGGGGAGGAAGGGGATCTCAGGGGAGCAAGTTCAGTGGTGGGGGAGGCAGTGGAGGTGGGAGGGGCAGACATGTGCGCTCTTTCACCAGGTAA
- the virma gene encoding protein virilizer homolog isoform X1 produces the protein MAGDTSTELLFLDTFKHQSAELTNVDVVRFPCGVLITEVRVIPPGIKAHSNLPDNRAFGETSPHAFQLELFFNNVTKPNSPTFHRLGSLEYDENKSIVFRPSGKVNTDGLVLRGWYTSLTLAVYGTAERPHGPEHGSPPPPPPPPPQQPSGLKRIVKQEWEKDEQYNGSPPRPAPRGPRTPPGPPPPDDDEEEQVPMAVGVVKDEPSQGRDDYLEAVSPERSLPAEETFTDGEPEEEEEEQEEEEARTEGSVQEEEEEDEGEDDEEEEMEEGDDGYEQISSDEDDLDNGTFKLPTFDIDYTPEDLASVPPVQYDPYERELKPLVYFTPPYKTRFDTQLEKTSIEEPRDAGETEGAACGEEAEAVAQLKELLAGTGEDRDARWVTALEEAPGLLNKSLAYLIKQGQGEAEEPVRILVQWTLQALSMEIALTQPIALNLRQLKAGAKLASCLAECPQGLAKLLREGALNVLLELLHADHVSSTLKLSILRALDALISAPAGVEAFLHAGNSEKSGYQCLVQLFLREETVRVINAGNAILQKSHTYEVLVSLQHAAAAWSEPQQEELEDAESPMEEEPSLISSPVSEAELERLAGVLEELHHLLETAPHCMVQPPGKAFPTTARITGPPERDNPYPTLYRYMHACHFLESTIVVLSAAAAAGHIGVTQAVKELLRFLSLTQPGLLYLLAHATPTNLLLRLLASVAESEGEENPLTAGEGALAGPGFGEEGFCVWLMQALHALQGVSELMSHVAAGGDGGTGLEEGDNSDVLGMLHALYLMTFTQTGRNAVTHVFSLENNLSCLVTLLQHHSKEGQSEAKSRKAVTYNYACMLVLMVVQTSNELRMMEQYAAPLLTVAKADDTNAKLQELSKWLEPLEKLRFEISSIPALINYIKQNVENVLNTEGMGLVTALRVLYHIACPPPAIEGQQRDLKWSLAGVQLFSGEGLDTCVRVLQKLCGVLLQPWRMHGHMGPTPQRCMILSICISTLRLLRTMLTELLGGGAFQFRDTRVANVLVTLHMMVCSIPASGRLDGEETRVQALIVDVLLTFTQGVSEEVTHTEETLASNTWSLMLKEVLNSLLKAPEGLFSGLTLLSELLPLPLPMQSTQVLSVQDVAIALNTRKLWSMHIRVQWKVLSEVLRCVCSTSCPPLLTMLRRVCVQLAELSSPMATLVMKTVLELLSEELHLAEGKSVCWGQVLRLLSLLDTLVSQRACKSSTLHLLSGSVSGDEQVADLFPLLLSLLVPPAGHSLQQQQCSVLVGTILQSLCDQDISLVVPPPGESCVSEAEQLANALPGREMMSSVCNSLLEVLGNKEASIPLLLTCIRTLTFFTEHDYGIYHLKVTLRKHGLEVCSLLKRLVVSFNKDSTDLISALLDFLRQILNTEATSAEDAQGSSEEPACVAPRLLSGSEMKSLLQWEDPESHPLTALEKQMMKLSKEDDSLETMMENVVVLRQMLESATETHPAVETEPILPAPETLAAQFNHRTVFILSEALDEQLKALWFSPFQTDDIETDLDMVKVDLVGLAQECCPDLDLKAELERSFLSEPSSPGHTKAPKGFRLGKHKHETFITSSGKSDYTEPAKRAHILPAPRGRGNRGGFGQNVARPHDIFRLRKQNTSRPPSMHVDDFVAAEFKDIGNPLGILPPKRLPKSTPKLPTRGLFTGNRGRATFHNQTRFFTPPQPKGVLLSGNYARRDGGRGSSWSGQVPAVTHRGTYSEPRGGQSNFARGPLPSRQLPASAYRLAIRDRATRGRGGTGLSWLGGGGGAGAAGGGGRGSQGSKFSGGGGSGGGRGRHVRSFTR, from the exons ATGGCGGGGGACACCTCAACGGAGCTTCTTTTTCTCGATACATTTAAGCATCAGAGTGCTGAG CTAACCAACGTGGACGTGGTGCGGTTTCCTTGCGGGGTCTTGATCACAGAGGTTCGGGTCATTCCTCCGGGGATCAAAGCTCACAGTAACTTACCTGACAACAGAGCATTTGG GGAGACGTCTCCTCATGCCTTTCAGTTGGAGTTGTTCTTCAACAATGTCACCAAGCCCAACAGCCCCACCTTCCACAGACTGGGCAG TTTGGAATACGATGAAAATAAGTCCATCGTTTTTCGGCCCAGTGGAAAG GTTAACACAGATGGGCTGGTGCTCCGCGGTTGGTACACCAGCCTGACCTTGGCGGTCTACGGCACCGCCGAGCGTCCGCATGGACCTGAGCACGGTTCGCCTCCTCCACCCCCACCGCCTCCCCCGCAACAACCAAGTGGGCTCAAGAGGATTGTCAAACAAG AGTGGGAAAAAGATGAACAATATAATGGCAGCCCACCCAGACCAGCTCCCAGAGGGCCTCGTACTCCACCTGGACCTCCACCcccagatgatgatgaagaggagcaAGTCCCGATGGCAG TGGGCGTGGTCAAAGACGAACCAAGCCAGGGCCGTGACGACTACCTAGAAGCCGTGTCGCCTGAAAGGTCACTGCCCGCTGAGGAGACTTTCACCGACGGCGAaccagaggaggaagaggaagagcaggaggaggaagaagcacGGACTGAGGGCAGcgtgcaggaggaggaggaggaagatgagggtGAGGACgacgaggaggaggagatggaggaaG GTGATGATGGTTATGAGCAGATTTCCAGTGATGAGGACGACCTGGATAATGGTACCTTCAAGCTGCCCACCTTCGACATAGACTACACACCTGAGGATCTCGCTTCTGTCCCTCCTGTCCAGTATGATCCGTACGAACGAGAGCTCAAACCGCTCGTTTATTTCACTCCGCCTTACAAGACTCGCTTTGACACTCAGTTGGAAAAGACCAGTATAGAAGAGCCCAGAGATGCTGGTGAAACAGAGGGAGCAGCATGCGGAGAGGAGGCCGAGGCTGTCGCTCAGCTAAAAGAACTACTGGCTGGTACTGGTGAAGACAGAGATGCTCGTTGGGTCACTGCACTGGAGGAAGCTCCTGGTCTCCTAAACAAAAGTTTAGCTTATCTAATTAAACAGGGACAGGGAGAAGCTGAGGAACCCGTTCGCATTTTAGTCCAGTGGACTCTCCAAGCTTTGAGTATGGAGATTGCTCTCACGCAGCCGATTGCACTCAACCTCAGACAATTAAAAGCTGGTGCGAAGCTGGCATCCTGCTTGGCGGAATGTCCGCAGGGTCTCGCAAAGCTGCTGCGTGAAGGTGCCCTGAACGTGCTGTTGGAGCTGCTCCATGCTGACCACGTCTCCTCCACGCTGAAGCTGAGTATCCTCAGAGCTTTGGATGCTCTCATCAGTGCTCCTGCAGGAGTTGAGGCTTTCCTACATGCAGGGAATTCAGAGAAGAGTGGCTATCAG TGTCTGGTGCAGCTGTTCCTGCGTGAAGAGACGGTCCGGGTAATAAATGCAGGCAACGCCATTTTACAGAAGAGCCACACGTATGAGGTACTCGTCAGCCTCCAACATGCAGCTGCAGCATGGAGTGAACCACAGCAG GAGGAGTTGGAGGATGCTGAGAGTCCCATGGAGGAGGAACCATCACTGATCTCCTCCCCTGTCAGCGAGGCAGAGCTTGAAAGGCTTGCTGGGGTTTTGGAAGAGCTTCATCACCTGCTGGAGACTGCCCCTCACTGCATGGTGCAGCCCCCTGGTAAAGCTTTCCCAACTACAGCCAGAATAACTGGACCGCCAGAGAGGGACAACCCATACCCAACTCTTTATAG GTACATGCACGCATGCCATTTCTTAGAGAGCACAATTGTGGTGCTGTCAGCGGCCGCCGCAGCCGGACATATCGGGGTCACTCAAGCCGTCAAAGAGCTCCTCCGCTTCCTGTCATTAACACAGCCTGGTCTGCTCTACCTTCTGGCCCATGCCACACCCACCAACCTCCTGCTGCGTCTCCTGGCATCGGTGGCAGAATCTGAGGGCGAAGAGAATCCCCTAACAGCAGGGGAGGGGGCTCTCGCAGGGCCTGGCTTCGGCGAAGAGGGTTTTTGCGTGTGGCTGATGCAGGCGCTCCACGCTCTCCAGGGTGTGTCCGAACTCATGAGCCACGTGGCCGCTGGTGGGGATGGAGGGACGGGCCTGGAAGAAGGGGACAACTCTGACGTGCTGGGCATGCTCCATGCCCTTTACCTGATGACTTTCACGCAGACTGGTCGCAACGCTGTGACTCACGTTTTCAGCCTGGAGAACAACCTGTCCTGCCTGGTGACCCTGCTCCAGCATCACAGCAAGGAGGGACAAAG TGAGGCCAAATCTCGTAAAGCAGTGACGTATAACTATGCATGCATGTTGGTATTAATGGTGGTGCAGACGTCTAACGAGCTGCGAATGATGGAACAATATGCTGCTCCGCTGCTCACTGTAGCCAAGGCAGATGACACCAATGCCAAGCTGCAGG AGCTCAGTAAATGGTTGGAGCCTCTGGAGAAACTTCGCTTTGAGATTAGCAGCATTCCTGCTCTCATCAACTACATCAAGCAG aatgtggaaaatgtgTTAAACACCGAGGGAATGGGACTGGTCACTGCTCTGAGAGTACTCTATCACATCGCCTGTCCGCCTCCTGCCATTGAGG GTCAGCAGAGGGATCTGAAGTGGAGTCTTGCAGGTGTCCAGCTGTTCTCCGGGGAGGGTCTGGACACATGCGTGCGTGTCCTCCAGAAGCTGTGCGGCGTGCTGCTGCAGCCATGGCGCATGCACGGGCACATGGGCCCAACTCCGCAGCGCTGCATGATCCTCAGCATATGCATCAGCACGCTCAGGTTGCTGCGCACCATGCTGACAGAGCTCCTCGGCGGGGGGGCCTTTCAGTTCAGGGACACTCGCGTGGCCAATGTTTTGGTGACGCTCCACATGATGGTGTGCTCCATTCCGGCTTCGGGGCGTCTGGACGGGGAGGAGACAAGAGTGCAGGCACTCATCGTAGATGTGCTGCTCACCTTCACGCAGGGCGTCAGTGAAGAG GTCACTCACACAGAAGAGACTCTGGCCAGTAACACATGGTCCctgatgctaaaagaagtcttgAACTCACTTTTAAAAGCTCCTGAAGGTTTGTTCTCTGGCCTGACGCTGCTGTCTGAGCTCCTGCCTCTTCCTCTGCCAATGCAGAGCACTCAG GTGTTATCAGTCCAGGATGTTGCTATAGCCTTAAACACAAGGAAACTGTGGAGCATGCACATACGGGTTCAGTGGAAGGTCCTTTCTGAGGTGCTGAGGTGTGTTTGCTCCACCAGCTGCCCGCCTCTCTTGACCATGCTGAGGAGGGTCTGCGTCCAGCTGGCTGAACTGTCCTCACCCATGGCCACACTCGTCATGAAGACCGTGTTGGAGCTGCTGTCTGAGGAGCTGCACCT GGCAGAAGGGAAAAGTGTTTGCTGGGGCCAAGTCCTGCGTCTGCTTTCTTTGCTGGATACTCTGGTGTCGCAGAGGGCTTGCAAGAGCTCGACCCTTCACCTGCTGTCCGGCTCCGTTTCTGGAGACGAACAGGTGGCAGACCTGTTCCCGTTGCTTCTGTCTCTGTTGGTGCCCCCGGCTGGTCACTCCTTACAACAACAACAGTGCAGTGTGTTAGTGGGGACAATATTGCAGTCACTGTGTGACCAG GACATTTCTCTCGTGGTGCCTCCACCTGGTGAGAGCTGTGTGTCAGAGGCTGAACAGCTGGCTAATGCACTTCCAGGCCGAGAAATGATGTCTTCAGTGTGTAATTCACTCTTGGAGGTTTTAGGAAATAAAGAGGCCAGCATCCCTCTCCTCCTCACCTGCATCAGGACATTGACATTTTTCACCGAGCACGACTATGGAATCTACCACCTCAAAGT caCTTTGAGGAAACATGGCTTAGAGGTGTGCTCGCTGTTAAAAAGGCTGGTGGTTTCCTTCAACAAGGACTCGACTGATCTGATTTCAGCTCTGCTTGACTTTCTCAGGCAAATCCTCAACACGGAAGCAACG AGTGCAGAGGATGCCCAGGGGTCCAGCGAGGAACCTGCCTGTGTTGCTCCACGCTTGCTGTCAGGCTCAGAGATGAAGTCTCTGCTGCAGTGGGAGGACCCAGAGTCACATCCACTAACAGCGTTGGAGAAGCAAATGATG AAATTATCTAAAGAAGACGATTCCCTGGAAACCATGATGGAGAATGTGGTTGTTCTAAGGCAGATGCTGGAATCAGCCACAGAAACCCATCCTGCAGTAGAAACTGAGCCCATCCTGCCCGCACCTGAAACGCTGGCAGCTCAGTTTAATCACAG GACGGTGTTTATTCTGTCAGAAGCTCTGGATGAGCAACTTAAGGCTCTGTGGTTTTCTCCTTTCCAAACCGATGACATAGAAACAGACCTGGACATG GTGAAGGTGGATCTAGTAGGCTTGGCTCAGGAGTGCTGTCCAGACCTGGACCTAAAAGCTGAGTTGGAGCGCTCCTTCCTATCTGAGCCTTCTTCTCCTGGTCACACCAAGGCTCCCAAAGGTTTCCGACtgggaaaacacaaacatgagACGTTCATTACATCCAG CGGCAAGTCCGACTACACTGAACCTGCTAAAAGAGCACACATCCTGCCGGCGCCCCGGGGCCGGGGGAATCGAGGAGGGTTCGGACAGAACGTTGCCCGGCCCCATGATATTTTCCGCCTGCGCAAACAGAACACTTCCCGCCCTCCCAGCATGCATGTGGATGATTTTGTGGCAGCAGAGTTTAAAGACATTGGTAACCCACTTGGAATTCTGCCTCCGAAACGGCTGCCAAAAAGCACCCCCAAACTCCCCACCAGAGGATTGTTCACTGGTAACAGAGGCAGAGCGACCTTTCACAACCAAACTCGCTTTTTCACTCCACCACAGCCTAAAGGTGTTCTGCTGTCAG GTAACTATGCTCGGCGAGATGGAGGACGCGGGTCATCGTGGAGTGGCCAAGTTCCTGCTGTAACCCACAGAGGAACCTACAGCGAACCCCGCGGAGGTCAGAGCAACTTCGCCCGAGGGCCTCTGCCCTCCCGACAGTTGCCTGCAA GTGCTTATCGGCTGGCCATTCGGGATCGAGCCACGCGAGGCAGGGGAGGCACGGGACTGTCATGGCTTGGTGGAGGTGGAGGCGCCGGCGCCGCAGGAGGGGGAGGAAGGGGATCTCAGGGGAGCAAGTTCAGTGGTGGGGGAGGCAGTGGAGGTGGGAGGGGCAGACATGTGCGCTCTTTCACCAGGTAA